In the Kocuria turfanensis genome, one interval contains:
- a CDS encoding DUF6668 family protein: protein MDSPRNPFVAAPEVVEEEDPMEEDPILGSRDSIRGPQNLQQRLAEEPVPAEEPAAQVDVSQATLWLVGASGGVGTSTLAGLCSESIVDAGVQEPEWAGRALLVCSTSATSLEAAAQLARKSATGQLPYELVGLVIVHDRPKNRITKPTLTYARSVARMFPVAMTVPYEPSWREVGVTPSPSSTRLKTVLRKIHKIAQTGH from the coding sequence CGAGGTGGTGGAGGAGGAGGACCCGATGGAGGAGGACCCGATCCTCGGTTCCCGAGACTCCATCCGCGGCCCGCAGAACCTCCAGCAGAGGCTGGCCGAGGAACCAGTGCCCGCCGAGGAGCCGGCCGCCCAGGTGGACGTCTCCCAGGCCACGTTGTGGCTGGTCGGCGCTTCCGGTGGGGTGGGCACCTCCACCCTGGCCGGGCTGTGCTCGGAGTCCATCGTGGACGCCGGCGTGCAGGAACCGGAGTGGGCGGGACGGGCGCTGCTGGTGTGCTCCACCAGCGCGACCTCCCTGGAGGCGGCCGCCCAGCTGGCCCGCAAGTCCGCCACCGGACAGCTGCCCTATGAGCTGGTCGGGCTGGTCATCGTCCACGACCGGCCCAAGAACCGGATCACCAAACCCACCCTGACCTACGCCCGCAGTGTGGCGCGCATGTTCCCGGTGGCCATGACCGTCCCCTACGAACCGTCCTGGCGCGAGGTCGGCGTCACCCCCTCCCCTTCCAGCACCCGGCTGAAAACCGTGCTGCGGAAGATCCACAAAATCGCCCAGACCGGGCACTGA